In Mastomys coucha isolate ucsf_1 unplaced genomic scaffold, UCSF_Mcou_1 pScaffold20, whole genome shotgun sequence, one DNA window encodes the following:
- the Gkn1 gene encoding gastrokine-1 — protein sequence MSVSMLPAPPLHHAPADMKFTMLVVGLLGLLVAPGFAYTININGNNNQDGSGQQSVSINGMHNVANIENNNGWDSWNALWDYENSFAATRLFSKKSCIVHRMNKDAMPSLQDLDTMVKEQKGKGPEGAAPKDLMYSINPTKVEDLNTFGPKIAGMCQGIPTYVAEEIPGPNQPLYSKKCYTANILWILRMSFCGTSVETY from the exons ATGTCTGTGAGCATGCTGCCTGCTCCTCCACTCCACCACGCTCCTGCCGACATGAAGTTCACA ATGCTCGTCGTTGGTCTGCTTGGGCTTCTCGTAGCTCCTGGTTTTGCTTAT ACTATCAACATCAATGGTAACAACAATCAAGACGGAAGTGGACAGCAGTCTGTGAGCATCAATGGTATGCACAACGTGGCCAATATTGAAAACAATAACGGCTGGGACTCCTGGAATGCCCTCTGGGATTATGAAAAT AGTTTTGCCGCAACAAGACTCTTCAGCAAGAAGTCATGCATTGTGCACAGAATGAACAAGGATGCCATGCCCTCCCTTCAGGACCTCGATACAATGGTCAAGGAGCAAAAG GGTAAAGGGCCTGAAGGAGCAGCTCCCAAGGACTTGATGTACTCCATCAACCCTACCAAAGTAGAGGACCTGAATACATTCGGGCCAAAGATTGCTGGCATGTGCCAGGGCATCCCTACCTATGTGGCCGAGGAGATTCCAG gcCCAAACCAGCCTTTGTACTCAAAGAAGTGCTACACAGCTAACATACTCTGGATTCTGCGCATGTCCTTCTGTGGAACATCAGTGGAAACATACTAG